CCAAATGGGCGATAATCTCGGTGTCCGTCTCGGAACTGAAGCTGTGCCCCTGGCCCTTGAGTCGTTCCTTGAGGGACAGGTAGTTTTCGATAATGCCGTTATGCACCACCACGATCCCGCCGGCCTTGTGGGGATGGGCGTTCGTTTCGGAGGGCCGGCCGTGGGTCGCCCAACGGGTATGGCCGATCCCCCGGCTCCCCGTCAGCGGACGATCGCGCAAGAGATTTTCCAGGTTGATCAGCTTCCCCTGGGCGCGTCGGATCTCGATCTTGCCGTCATGCAGGGTGGCGATCCCGGCCGAGTCGTAGCCGCGATACTCCAGACGGCGCAGGCCGTCAAGGACGATGGGGGTAGCTTCCTGGGAACCGATATAGCCGACGATACCGCACATATATAAAAACCTCTGGAGATCAGTGATTGGTGATTGGTGATTGGCTGAGGCGAAAAGGCGCCGCTGCAAACCCCGGAATCATTTTTTCGTGTTTTTCTGCCGCAGTCGCCAGCCTTCGATGATCCGCTGCTCACAGCGCGACAGGGCCAGGGAATCGGGGGGGACATCCTTGGTGATGGTCGAGCCGGCGCCGATCAGGCTGTTGCGGCCAATGCGCACCGGCGCGACGAACTGGGTGTCGCTGCCGACGAAGACGTCATCCTCGATGATCGTTTTGTGTTTGTTGACGCCGTCGTAGTTGCAGGTGATGGTACCGCAGCCGATGTTGACGTTGCGGCCGACCTCGGCGTCGCCGATGTAGGTCAGATGGCTGGCCTGGGCCTTTTCCGCCAGGATGGCCTTTTTGGTTTCTACGAAGTTGCCGAGCTTGTTGTGCCCGGCGAGGACCGTGCCCGGGCGCAGATGGGCCATCGGGCCGATGGCGCAGCACGGGCCGAGGGTCGACTCGGCCAGGACCGAACCGGCCTTGAGATGGGCGTGCTCGCCGATGACGCAATCGCTGACGATGACCCCCGGTTCGACGATGCAGTTGCCGCCCAAGCGGGTGACGCCGCGCAGATGGACATTGGGATGGATGACGCAGTCCGGGGCGATCTCTACTGAGGTGTCGATATAGGTGGTGTCCGGATCGATGAGGGTGACGCCGGCGCGCATGTGCGCCTCGTTGATACGCCGCCGCAGGATGGCATTGGCCTCGGCCAGCTGCACGCGGTCGTTGATCCCCATCGGCTCATCGGCGTCGGTCACCGCCAGGGCCCGCACCGCCAGCCCCTGGGCGCGGGCGATCTCGAGCACGTCGGTCAGATAGTATTCCCCCTGGGCGTTGTCGCGGCCGACGGAGCGCAGCGCTTCGAAAACCAGCGGCGCCTGAAAAGCGTAGATACCCGTATTGATCTCGTGGATGGCCTTCTCCTTGGCGGAGGCGTCCTTCTCTTCGACGATGCGCAGCACCGCCTCGCCGTCACGGACAATGCGCCCGTAGCCGTGGGGATTGGCCATCTCGGCGGTAAGGACGGTGACCGCCGCCTGCTGTTCGGCATGGTAGGCAAGAAGGCGCTCCAGGGTCTGGCGACGCAAGAGCGGCACGTCGCCGCACAAGAGAAGCAGGGTGCCGGAAAAGTCGCGTAGTTCGTCGGCGGCGCAGAGCAGGGCATGGCCGGTGCCGAGCTGCTCGGCCTGCACGGCAAAGCTCACCGGCTGATCCACAAGCGCCCGGCGTACCTCTTCGGCGCCGTGGCCGACGACCAGCACCGTCTTCTCACAGTGCAGTTCCCGGCAGAGGCGGATGGGGAAATTGACCATCGGCTCGCCGGCCACCGGGTGCAACACCTTGGGCAAGGCCGATTTCATCCGCGTCCCCTGCCCCGCCGCGAGAATGACCGCCGCCAACTGTTGTCCGCTCATAAACCCTCCTGAAAATGGGCGTGGTAAAAGATGATTAGTATCATGGAAAGACCCCATGGAGTCAAGGCCCGTGGGCTCGTCCCCGCCCTTTGCGCGCCGCCTTTTTTTTTGCATTGCCGCTAGGAGTTCAGTATAGTTCGGACATTGGAGGGACTTTGCAATGAATGATCGTTTGCTGATTCTGCGGGATCTGGGGGAAATCGAGCAAGAGCTCAAGGAGCTGGTCATCCTCTACGAACAGTATTTCGCCGGCGTGGAAAAACGCGAGCCGCTCAAGCAGCGCGAACACCTGGCCCGCCGTCTGCGCCATTTCGTCAATCGCCGCATCATTCAGACCGACGCCCGCTTCCGCTACCAGACCCTGGCTGCGCGCTATCACAGCTACTCCAGCCATTGGGATCGCATCCTGCGCCTCATCGACGAAGGCCGCTACGACCGGCATACCGCCAAACTCAAGAACGCGTCGTCGCTCGCGGAGGAACCGATCCCGACGGCAACGGCGGCCGACCCCGGGGATAAAATCTACCAGGATCTTCTCGCCGCCCGTCAAAGCTGCGGCATTGCCGGCCCGCCCCCCGATCCTCGTCAGGTCAAACTCTTTCTTGAAAACCAGAGGGACAAGATCCGTGAGAAATTCGGCGACCGGGCAGTAGAGTTCCGCGTCGAAATCGAAGACGGAAAGCCGAAAATCAAGGTCCGCGCGAAAAAATAGCGGCCTCGCGCCCGGGAGGGGCTTGACCCATGCATATCCTGCTGCCGACCCTGCATGTCCGCCCGTCGCCCCAGGCCGTCCCCCTGGCGGCCGCCTGCCTGAAAGCGGCGCTGCCGGAAGAGTCCCGCCGCCGCGCCTCCCTGCTCGACCTCTACCCCCGCCAAAGCGATGCCGAGATGCTGGCGGCGATCCTCGCCGCCGCCCCCGATCTGGTCGCTTTTCCCCTCTACGTCTGGAACCGGCGCCGGCTTCTCGCCCTGGCCCGGCAACTGCGTCAGGCCCGCCCCGACCTCATCCTCGTCGCCGGCGGCCCGGAAGTCATGGCCGACAGCGCCCGGGTGCACGCGGAAGGGGTCTTCGATTATCTCATCGGCGGCGAAGGGGAGGAAACGTTCGCTACCCTCGTCGCGCGCCTGGACCGGGGGGAGAAGCCGAGCCCGACGGACCCCCTGACCGCATCGCCACCGCCGCCGGAGGAGCTCCCCTCCCCCTGGTTGAGCGGCGCGCTGATCCCCAGCGAAGGCGGCGGCGTCCTCTGGGAAACCTCCCGGGGTTGCCCCTTTGCCTGCGCCTTCTGTTTCGATTCCCGCGGCACTCGCGGAATGCGCCCGCTGCCCATGGCGCGCCTGGAGGCGGAACTCGACCTCTTCGTCCGCCACCGGGCCGGCCAGATCTGGATTCTCGACTCGACCTTCAACCATCCCCCCGAGCGCGGCAAAGAGCTTCTACGCCTGCTCGCCCGCAAAGCGCCCCACATCCACGTGCACCTGGAAGCCAAGGCCGACTTTCTCGACCGGGAAACGGCCCGGTTGCTGGGGCAGCTCTCCTGCTCGGTGCAGGTCGGCCTGCAATCGGCCCGGCCTGAGG
This genomic window from Desulfuromonas acetexigens contains:
- the glmU gene encoding bifunctional UDP-N-acetylglucosamine diphosphorylase/glucosamine-1-phosphate N-acetyltransferase GlmU — encoded protein: MSGQQLAAVILAAGQGTRMKSALPKVLHPVAGEPMVNFPIRLCRELHCEKTVLVVGHGAEEVRRALVDQPVSFAVQAEQLGTGHALLCAADELRDFSGTLLLLCGDVPLLRRQTLERLLAYHAEQQAAVTVLTAEMANPHGYGRIVRDGEAVLRIVEEKDASAKEKAIHEINTGIYAFQAPLVFEALRSVGRDNAQGEYYLTDVLEIARAQGLAVRALAVTDADEPMGINDRVQLAEANAILRRRINEAHMRAGVTLIDPDTTYIDTSVEIAPDCVIHPNVHLRGVTRLGGNCIVEPGVIVSDCVIGEHAHLKAGSVLAESTLGPCCAIGPMAHLRPGTVLAGHNKLGNFVETKKAILAEKAQASHLTYIGDAEVGRNVNIGCGTITCNYDGVNKHKTIIEDDVFVGSDTQFVAPVRIGRNSLIGAGSTITKDVPPDSLALSRCEQRIIEGWRLRQKNTKK
- a CDS encoding MXAN_5187 C-terminal domain-containing protein encodes the protein MNDRLLILRDLGEIEQELKELVILYEQYFAGVEKREPLKQREHLARRLRHFVNRRIIQTDARFRYQTLAARYHSYSSHWDRILRLIDEGRYDRHTAKLKNASSLAEEPIPTATAADPGDKIYQDLLAARQSCGIAGPPPDPRQVKLFLENQRDKIREKFGDRAVEFRVEIEDGKPKIKVRAKK